Genomic window (Fundidesulfovibrio magnetotacticus):
GGTGCGCGCGCGCACCGCCTGGACGCCCATGCCCTCGGACAGCCGGACCCAGTCGAGATCCGGGTTGCCCAGGTCCAGGAGGGACCGCGCCCGTTCCCCGCCCGACGCGGCCTGGACGAGCTCCAATTCCTGGTTGAGCACCGCGTAGGACCTGTTGGCGTAGAGCACCGTGACCACGTCGAGCCGTTCCCGGGCCTGGGTCCAGAGGGCCTGGAGGGTGTACATGGCGCTGCCGTCGCCCTCCAGACAGACCACCTTGCGATCCGGCGCGGCGATGGCAGCGCCCGTGCCCAGGGGCAGGATGTTCCCGATGGAGCCGCCCGTGACCGGAAGATAGTCGTGCGGCGCGGACCTGGCGAGAAGCGGCACGTGCGGCAGCGTGGAGGTGATGCCCTCGTCGGTCACGATGGCCTCCTCCGGCAGGAGCGCCGCCACGACGCGCAGGACACCCTCGGCCGTGAGCGGCCCCTGCGGCGGCTGGGAGGGCGGATCGAAAGGTACGGCCAAGCCCTTCCGGGGCGCGCCGACGGCTTCGGCCAGGGCCGCCAGGGCCGCCGGGCCGTCCTCGTGGGGATGGGAGAGCGTGAGCAGGGCGCACCCGGGCGGGGTCAGCCAGCCTTCCTGGTCCGGGTAGGCGAAAAAGGCGACCGGAGGCCTCGCGCCCACGAGCAGCAGTTGTTCGAACGCCCCGAGGCGCTCCAGGATGGCCCTGCCCCGGTACGGCAGCGGCGTGACCCCGGGCGACCCGGCACCGGAGCGCAGGCGCGGGGTGAAGGTGTCGCAGAACAGCGCGCAGCCCGTGGCTGCGGC
Coding sequences:
- a CDS encoding acetolactate synthase large subunit; amino-acid sequence: MSHEIPDVPGDAEHVGCNGAESLVATLVGSGVEVCFANPGTSEMHFVRALDRIEGMRPVLCLFEGVATGAADGYARMTGNPACTLLHLGPGFTNGMANIHNARRAQSPMVNIVGDHATNHERYDAPLNADLMGYAEAISHWVRRSRSPRTVAADAARAVQAARQPPGQTATLILPADTAWLPAERPSPRLDPAPPGTVSGDAVDAAARALASGRRTAMLLRGNVLHGQGLRHAARIAAATGCALFCDTFTPRLRSGAGSPGVTPLPYRGRAILERLGAFEQLLLVGARPPVAFFAYPDQEGWLTPPGCALLTLSHPHEDGPAALAALAEAVGAPRKGLAVPFDPPSQPPQGPLTAEGVLRVVAALLPEEAIVTDEGITSTLPHVPLLARSAPHDYLPVTGGSIGNILPLGTGAAIAAPDRKVVCLEGDGSAMYTLQALWTQARERLDVVTVLYANRSYAVLNQELELVQAASGGERARSLLDLGNPDLDWVRLSEGMGVQAVRARTVREFADAFARAMNTRGPSLIEAVIV